In Lycium ferocissimum isolate CSIRO_LF1 chromosome 3, AGI_CSIRO_Lferr_CH_V1, whole genome shotgun sequence, the genomic window tcatgagagttagcatttaagtcttggtttctatttggctaccgaaatttcggcaaagacttccctataaatatagcatccccgagattcaactcggctcaaaataacaacaaccaacccaacaacaacatcaacaatcaaattaaaacgcattctagcacaATTAGCACTACTTCCTTCATAacgcaataacttccattccaatTTCACGATTCcaagctaacatcaatgctCTCATGCTTATtcactaattcaagaccattcatatatatgtcaacacattcctcattacTTTTCTAAATGCACAAGTTTTCcataaaaccataattcatcccaactttccacaattgcatcaaaattacaaaattgcattgacatcttccgaattcattcacaacaacataaattcacaccttaaaccattacttccacaattatataaaaaccacataaagtcatataatttcccataacgacatacatgccaacttcaacaccaattcAAGTCGCTAAGCCCTTATTTACGTCACAagagtcacaacaacacaattaacgaactaaataaaatcaaattcatcacTTCCCCACACCTtgtggctcacggccacatccaccattcacacacacacacgccatgcatacacacgttatactttcataattctcgtcgaattctaatcatcataacatataaattcattccataacataaaaggatagaaatctcacctttttctttaaatttctactttccgcaaacggagtcTTCTTGCTtaactaattgtaccacgtcGACAAGcaccttgaacttgttaagaattcaagaagaaaggaattctCACATCAAAGTTGGAtggcttgaaatttttttttcttctttccctttCTCTCTTCCTCTTGGCCGTaggcctttttttctttttctctcaattcttgttcttgaagtttcttgaaaaatgaaGACTTAGCCCCTCCTTAATCTATTTATCCATAATCCTAATAACTTGGGCTTGggccttttttatttctttttcctattcatggccggccaccttggcaacttgggcctaaatttttcttttttttttttgagcccaattggctaggAATCGTactttgcaaattcccgaaacaaattttcaagatctcaattttgcccttggccctctccaatgttctcgtgtcaacacTTTCCATAAGTGACAACATACACTTCACGTAAAATCAaggcatggccttattcttacaaatcgcaatttatgtccaaattttccgaacgtgcaaaaacacgggatgtaacaaaacaaatgagcaaaactacaactactatggtgaaaggataagctttagccttctatcctaatctgagtcctccacaacctcctatctaaggtcatgtcctcggtgagcTGAAACTGTGCcatatcctgtctaatcacctctccccaatacttcttcggcctcccCTTTCCTCTCCTGAAatcatccatagccaacctctcacacctccgcactggagcatctgtgtctctcctcttcacatgcccaaaccatctcaacctcacttcccgcatcttgtcctccaccgatgccactctcaccttgtctcagatatcttcattcctaattctatccctcctagtgtgcccacacatccaccgcagcattcgcatttccgcgactttcatcttctgaacgtgaaatttcttgactggccaacactccgtcccgtacaataaagtcggtctaactaccactttgtagaacttgcctttaagttttggtggcactttcttatcacacaacaCTCCGgaggcgagcctccatttcatccaccctgcaccaatacgatatgaaacatcgtcgtcgatatccccatctccctgtataatagacccaagatacttgaaacttcctttcgtTTGAATGGCTtaggtaccaagcctcacttcctcgTCAGCCTCACGCGGTACGCCACTGAACCTGCACTCCAAGtattctgtcttggtcctactcaatttaaatcctttagactccaacgtcTGTCTCCAGCCCTCCAGCCTTATCGTTAACTCCGTCAAAATtacgagtctcgtcaatcaggactatgtcatccgcgaacaacatacaccaaggcacctcaccttgtatttgtcgcgtcaattcatccatcaccaaggcgaatAGAAACGGGCTAAGAGTTGATTCCTTTCGACGCAACCCCACGTCGTACCTTGAACAAGAATTCAAggaagtgctccgagtctcctcctaccgtccttaccctcggtcttagctccatcatacatgtcctttatcgctctaatgtaTACCAcagtacacctttagcctccaagcatctccatagacCTCTCTTGGCACTTTGTCGTAGTCCTTTTCAGTCAATGAATACCATGCGCAAGTCCCTCTTCCGCTCCCTATAttgctccaccaatctccttacaatatgaatggcttCGTAGTCGGCGCCTTGCGCATGAATCCaaactggttctctgaaatagacacacctctcctcaccctcatttccaccaccctttctcacactttcatagtgtgacttagcagcttgatacctctatagttgttgcacCTTTGAATGTCTCCTTTGTTCTTATACACGggaatcattgtactccacctccattcttcCGCATCTTCGTtgtcttgaaaatgacattaaacaacccgGTCGGCCCACTCCAAGCCTACCCCCGCCCgcattcttccaaaatttctCGGGGAATCTCGTCGAGTCCTGTCGCTCTTCCCctgcgcatcctacgaacagCTCCCTTTACCTCCTCAACATACAATatggatacatattctatataaTAATGATACAATTTCTACACATATGATACAtgttctatacaacaatgatacagtttCAATACATATGTTAGAATTAGTTGAAAAAAGgctacaaaattttaaaaagagtaaaaaatgTCTTTTAAGCTTCCCACGTAAGATATTTTCACTCGTGCCAATTGTtgccaaaagcactttttttttaggaggaaaaacacttttctttgaaaatttgagATGTTTGGCCAATATATAAAAGTGCTTTTAAGTAGAAGCTAAACCAAAACCAGTTTTTCTGCAGTTGGGGAGAAGCTAAAAATATCCGCTTCTTGAAAAAAGCAGAAACAGAAAGTTActtttttaaacataaaaatatccccaccataaaatatatttaccaagTATATTCTtcattaatttattaatttctaattatacatatttatgtaTACCAACTCATTGTGATTCTTAATGAGATCTCACTCATACGTAtaattgataaaaataaaattacaattaCTTATCATACCAATATTTACTATGTCTTGGATTCATCTATGTATCATATTgatagaaaattttaatatgttttctttaattttaattaaataaaagtaaaaccTTAATTAAAGTTTTTCatgataaatatttaaaatgatttctCTCTATATAATAATCTTAATAGTAAACATTCATTGATACTTGTCTTTTTTCGTAAGTTGACactcaaaagcacttttaaaaaaaatttaaatcaaaCACAATCTGCTTatcaaaaatacattttaaacacaaaatatttttcatcaaaaatattttttttaaaaaaacacttctCAAAATAAGCAGGTTTTAATTGCTTGGCCATATAGACTCTTTAGAGGGGTTTTGGACGTGTATTGAGTTCGTAGAAGTCCTCGAGTGTGGCCGGTTCAAGGAAAGAAACAAGAACCGAATTCTGTAGGGCTTAGGCCGTTGCCTATGACCAAAAATGACAGGATACTGAAACTCCCGGTTCTCTTGCCTTAGTAAACCGGTCCAAACCCTCACCATTCACAAGTCAACCCGAACTTTTGTTCTCCCGATTTACAATCTCAACCGGTCATCCTTCGACTCTCTCTTTCCCtattaaaatgaagaaaaaaaacccAATCTCGGAATCCCTAACTCGGTTTCTCCCATCTTTCTAGCGAACCAACAATTTTACAAGTAAGTCTTCATTTTTACGCCTTTAcattattcatttttattttaagtatatatagAATAGATTGAAGGGTATAATGGGTTCTAACTTGGAACCGGTGGCAGTTACCTCACAAAAACATGACCCAGCATGGAAACATTGTGAAATGTATATGAATGGGGAGAGGGTGCAGTTAAAGTGTATATATTGTGGTAAAATATTTAAGGGTGGTGGAATTCATAGGATTAAAGAACATCTTGCTGGTCAGAAAGGTAATGCATCTACTTGTTTGAGAGTTCAACCTGATGTTCGCCTTCTTATGCAAGAGAGCTTAAATGGTGTTGtaatgaagaagagaaaaaaacaaaaacttgcTCAGGAAATATCAACTTATAATAATAATGGTGTATTTACTGATACTTGTGGCCTCCAAGTTGACTTGCTTCCAATGCCCGAAACAGAAACCTCTAATTTGTTTTTGAATCGAGACGAAGGAGGAGTTGGTGGTAGGAAGAAAAAAAGTAGGATTAGAAAAGCCTCTTCCttagttaataataataataatgctaTGGCTGTAGCGATTAATCAGTCGAAAAGAGTGAACAATCATGTGCATATGGCAGTAGCCAGATTCCTTTTAGATGCAAGGGTGCCTCTTGATGCTGTAAATTCCGTTTATTTCCAACCGATGATTGATGTGATCGCTTCCCAAGGAACACAAGTTGCAGGCCCTTCTTACCATGACCTCAGAAGTTGGGTTCTAAAAGCTTCAGTTCAAGATGTGAGGCATGACATTGATCAATGTTCAACCACCTGGGCAAGGACTGGTTGTTCTCTTTTGGTTGATGAGTTTATTACAGGAAAGGGTAAAATATTGGTAAACTTTTTGGTGTACTGCCCCGAAGGGACGATGTTTTTGAGGTCTGTGGATGCGTCTACCCTAATTAATTCTACGGATTCTCTATATGAGTTGCTTAAGGAGGTAGTGGAGGAAGTTGGTGTGAGAAATGTGTTGCAAGTAATAACTAGTAATGAGGAGCGATACGTTATTGCTGGGAAAAGACTCACTGATGCTTACCCTACACTCTTTTGGACTCCTTGTGCTGCTCACTCCATTGACTTGATGCTCGAGGACATAAAAAAGGTTGAGTGGATCAGTACTATAATGGAACAAGCCAAGTCGATATCAAGATTCATCTACAACAATAACGTTCTCTTGAGTATGATGAGAAAGTTCACCTTTGGAGTTGACTTGGTTGATTTGGGAGTTACACGCTCGGCAACCGACTTTTTGACACTAAAAAGAATGGTAAATATCAAACACAATCTGCAATCGATGATTACTTCAATGGAGTGGATGGAGAGCCCATATTCAAAGAAACCAGAGGGGTTTGCCGTGCTAGATTATATCAATAATCAGTCCTTTTGGTCTACTTGCAGCTTGATTACCCGCTTGACAGATCCCTTCTTGAGGCTTTTAAGGATAGTCTGCAGTGAGGAGAGGCCTGCAATGGCGTATGTTTATGCAGGGCTCTATCGAGCaaaagaaacaattaagaaagaGTTTGTCGATAAGAAGGAATACTCagtttattggaatattataGATCACAGGTGGGAACCACTTGAGCGACATCCTCTTCATGCTGCAGGGTTTTACCTCAATCCCAAGTTTTTCTATGCCACTGAGGAAGACGTGCACCTCCATATCAGATCACTTGTATATGATTGTATAGAGAAGTTGGTTCCTGATCCTAAAATCCAAGACAAAATTGTGAAAGAAACTACTTCTTACCACAACTGTGCTGGAGATTTTGGGAGGAAAATGGCAGTGAGAGCCAGAGACACTCTTTTTCCTGGTGAGTGTCATAAAAGTCTGTTTGTGtggtttgaaattttgaaacaaTTAGTCATTCAGCAAATTTAGTTTATCTCAACTTGAATATTACCGCTAACCTATAATTCTGGGATTTTCTTGCTCATAGAGTGTCAAATAAACAGTAGCTCTATGCCTCATCAAAATGAATAtgcatattatattatattatattttatattcatTTCTATCTCTTGTTTAGTTCCCATTTCCTTCTAGTGTGGTCAGCTTATGTCTACAAGCTTTTATTTGTATATGCTTGGTAGTAATGGGATTGATACTTATTTTCTACTTAAGATCCTTCGATCAGAGAAATATTTTGCTGTTAATGGCCACAAGCTTGTTGGAATTATGCTCTATTGCATAGAGTGTATCCTTCTAGTTTCAAGAGACTATTAGACAGTTTGCATTTGCTTGGATGGGATGCTGGTAAGGTTTCAAGCCGCATGGGTTGTTTGCCCTTTTGTTTGCCTGAGATTTGACTTTACAGATTGTggagaaaaattctttttagtCTAAGTATGGAATATTCTTTAGTTCAGGAAATTATTGGAGTTTGGCAAAGCAAATTAACAAGTAATAATGTAGTGTCATCCTCCTCGTATAGTGAATCTTTGTCTGTTTCAGAATTGACAGGAGTCATTATATTGTAATTTTGCAGCTGAGTGGTGGTTAAATTATGGTGGAGGATGCTCAAATTTGACTCACTTGGCCATCCGTATTCTCAGTCAAACATCAAGTTTGATCAGGTCCAAGCCAGGTCGAATTCCTTTAGAAGAGATGCATGAAACAAAAAATTGCATCGAGCATCAAAGACTTAATGATCTGGCTTTTGTTCAGTACAACCTGTGGCTGAGGCAAAGGTAAAGGGAGAAATTTACATATTGTTCTCCATTTCTTGAGCTGTAAAAGAGTATGTCTAATTTATTTCTTACAGCAACAGGAAGAACGTGGAGCCAGATTCCATGGACTCTATTTCCTACGACAAAATGGAACTTGTCCATGATTGGGTTTCCAGGAGGGAACTAAGTTCGGAGGACATGGAAAGTTCAGACTGGATGACAGTTGACCCACCTTCGGGCAGCATAGTTCCCTTAGGTCCATTAATTGATGATATTGAAGCCTTAGGTGCAGGTAAATTATGTTTCTCATGTAGGAAATATTTGAAAACTGCAATTTTTTGCTGACCGTCAACTCTTACCGCAggttttgatgattttgaaatttttggtgGGCCAAAAGATAATGAAGAAGAGATTGGAGAGGAGACACTGTAAATGAGTGAACTTTTGATATAGAAGATTTTCCTTCTGTTGGAAGGAAAATGGGAAGATTACGCTGAGTCAGGCATGGTGGCTTACCTGGACTATAGTTTTAAGCCATAGCAAAAAGCAGTTTGAGGTTTTGGTGCTGATGCTCAGCGGCTATGTGCTATTCCTGTACACAAACTTGTTTTCTTTGCGTCTTCCCTTTACTCCTGTGGCAATCTCATGTAGCATGTGACAtagacgtttttttttttcagatggAAAACTGTTGCCTGTTGGAGAGGCCTTGTTTGTTGAATGGTGTGACCAATTGAGGATCTGGGATCAGTCAGAGAAGTGATTGGTGTCTCAAAATGCAGAGCAGTTGTATCACTTCTGCTCTAAAGTAATATATTGGGAGGGAGAAATCTTCTTTCTGAACCTGGTTCTGTTTTTCTCTAGTTTCCTCCTGCATTTATTCTCGGTGACGTTCCAGGGCATACGAGTGGAGTCTTTTCTTGCATATCTGGAAATTACATCAAATTTTTAGTGTGCGCAAATTGAGCCAGAATGTTTCCCTGCTTTTCCAAAGACCGATTGGATTTTACATTTATCATATGCTCATATTTGTGTGAATATAAACAAACTGCCTCTGAGGTCTCAGATGCCATGTTCTCTCTTTTCACTTGCTTCAGCTTTATTCATGGTGAATATCCTTTCGAGAAATGTCATTATTGGTCACttgcttcctttttctttttatccttctttcttttcatgaGCATCATCAAGCTTTCTTGGACTTacgcctcatttgttttcattaaaattaaGACTTTCGAATCTAAATATACATCTGAATATTCAAATGTGGATTAAAATTTAGACATAcaatctgaatgcacatctgaattGTTAAGATGTACTATTGAGATTTGAATACTAAATAATTAAAGAGTATTTATTCTttaatgtcacgacctaaaATCCCCTAAGCCGTGATAGCACTTACACCAGACCGGTAGATGAACCAATTTCGCTTTTAGCCATTTATTTCTTATAAACAATTATATTGAAATCATACGTGAACAACAATAATGCCTCAAATTTGAATATATCAATTGCGAGGAAAttcaaccaaaataccccatGACTTGGTAATATGAGTGAAGAGCACCTAAAATTGAAAGTAAATACAAGAGTTTTACACCACACTGTCTATGAATAGAATGACAGATAAATAACAGAATCGGAGTTCGGTGCTACGAAGCAAAATAGCGACAC contains:
- the LOC132050255 gene encoding uncharacterized protein LOC132050255 isoform X2 codes for the protein MGSNLEPVAVTSQKHDPAWKHCEMYMNGERVQLKCIYCGKIFKGGGIHRIKEHLAGQKGNASTCLRVQPDVRLLMQESLNGVVMKKRKKQKLAQEISTYNNNGVFTDTCGLQVDLLPMPETETSNLFLNRDEGGVGGRKKKSRIRKASSLVNNNNNAMAVAINQSKRVNNHVHMAVARFLLDARVPLDAVNSVYFQPMIDVIASQGTQVAGPSYHDLRSWVLKASVQDVRHDIDQCSTTWARTGCSLLVDEFITGKGKILVNFLVYCPEGTMFLRSVDASTLINSTDSLYELLKEVVEEVGVRNVLQVITSNEERYVIAGKRLTDAYPTLFWTPCAAHSIDLMLEDIKKVEWISTIMEQAKSISRFIYNNNVLLSMMRKFTFGVDLVDLGVTRSATDFLTLKRMVNIKHNLQSMITSMEWMESPYSKKPEGFAVLDYINNQSFWSTCSLITRLTDPFLRLLRIVCSEERPAMAYVYAGLYRAKETIKKEFVDKKEYSVYWNIIDHRWEPLERHPLHAAGFYLNPKFFYATEEDVHLHIRSLVYDCIEKLVPDPKIQDKIVKETTSYHNCAGDFGRKMAVRARDTLFPAEWWLNYGGGCSNLTHLAIRILSQTSSLIRSKPGRIPLEEMHETKNCIEHQRLNDLAFVQYNLWLRQRKNVEPDSMDSISYDKMELVHDWVSRRELSSEDMESSDWMTVDPPSGSIVPLGPLIDDIEALGAGFDDFEIFGGPKDNEEEIGEETL
- the LOC132050255 gene encoding uncharacterized protein LOC132050255 isoform X1; this encodes MGSNLEPVAVTSQKHDPAWKHCEMYMNGERVQLKCIYCGKIFKGGGIHRIKEHLAGQKGNASTCLRVQPDVRLLMQESLNGVVMKKRKKQKLAQEISTYNNNGVFTDTCGLQVDLLPMPETETSNLFLNRDEGGVGGRKKKSRIRKASSLVNNNNNAMAVAINQSKRVNNHVHMAVARFLLDARVPLDAVNSVYFQPMIDVIASQGTQVAGPSYHDLRSWVLKASVQDVRHDIDQCSTTWARTGCSLLVDEFITGKGKILVNFLVYCPEGTMFLRSVDASTLINSTDSLYELLKEVVEEVGVRNVLQVITSNEERYVIAGKRLTDAYPTLFWTPCAAHSIDLMLEDIKKVEWISTIMEQAKSISRFIYNNNVLLSMMRKFTFGVDLVDLGVTRSATDFLTLKRMVNIKHNLQSMITSMEWMESPYSKKPEGFAVLDYINNQSFWSTCSLITRLTDPFLRLLRIVCSEERPAMAYVYAGLYRAKETIKKEFVDKKEYSVYWNIIDHRWEPLERHPLHAAGFYLNPKFFYATEEDVHLHIRSLVYDCIEKLVPDPKIQDKIVKETTSYHNCAGDFGRKMAVRARDTLFPAEWWLNYGGGCSNLTHLAIRILSQTSSLIRSKPGRIPLEEMHETKNCIEHQRLNDLAFVQYNLWLRQSNRKNVEPDSMDSISYDKMELVHDWVSRRELSSEDMESSDWMTVDPPSGSIVPLGPLIDDIEALGAGFDDFEIFGGPKDNEEEIGEETL